A window of Onychostoma macrolepis isolate SWU-2019 chromosome 01, ASM1243209v1, whole genome shotgun sequence contains these coding sequences:
- the LOC131528015 gene encoding uncharacterized protein LOC131528015 isoform X1 has product MFGPHAVCQCRMNASCARCMPNLGQICLLTGLVFLSWANSFNVSTMVLYLSRRDEYEDDPTVAARISGCLADILAWMKEHHLQLNLAKTELLVFPATPTLQHDITIQLGSSTITPSTSVRNLGVIFDDQLTFKDHIAKTARSCRFALHNIRKIRPFLTEHAAQLLVQALVISRLDYCNALLAGLPSNTVKPLQMIQNVAARLVFKEPKRAHVTPLFISLHWLPIAARIKFKTLMLAYRTTTGSAPAYLHSLLRIYIPSRNLRSASERRLVVPSQRGSKSLSRTFSFTIPGWWNDLPTHIRSTGSLSIFKQQLKTNLFRHYLTSPYT; this is encoded by the exons atgtttggcccacatgctgtatgccagtgccggatgaatgccagctgtgccagatgcatgccaaatctgggccaaatttgtttgctgactgggCTAGTGTTCCTCAGCTGGGctaattcatttaatgtttcCACCATGGTCCTGTACCTTAGCAGGAGAGATGAATATGAAG atgatccaacggtagctgcaaggatctcaggttgcctggcggacatcttggcatggatgaaagaacatcaccttcagctcaacctggcaaagactgagcttcttgtctttcccgccactccgactctacagcatgacatcacgatccagttaggttcatcaacaattaccccatcaacttcggtcagaaatcttggtgtaatctttgatgaccagctgaccttcaaagaccacattgcaaagactgctcgatcttgcaggtttgcactacacaacatcagaaagatcaggccctttctaacggagcatgctgcacaacttcttgtccaggcccttgtcatttctaggctggactactgcaatgctcttctggctggacttccatcaaacaccgtcaaacctctacaaatgattcagaatgtggcggcacgactggtcttcaaggaacccaaaagagcccatgtcacacctctctttatctcattgcattggctaccaatcgcagctcgcatcaagttcaagacactgatgcttgcttatagaacaaccacaggctcagcacccgcctacttgcactcactattaagaatctacatcccctccagaaatctgagatctgctagtgagcgacgcctcgtggtaccatcacaaagaggctcaaaatcactctccagaacattctcgttcaccattcctggctggtggaatgatcttcccacccatattcggagtactggatccctgtcaatcttcaagcaacagctgaaaactaatctctttcgacactacttgacttcaccctacacttaa
- the LOC131528015 gene encoding uncharacterized protein LOC131528015 isoform X2 produces MLLSTLSSLGIAGIPLRWFESYLTDDPTVAARISGCLADILAWMKEHHLQLNLAKTELLVFPATPTLQHDITIQLGSSTITPSTSVRNLGVIFDDQLTFKDHIAKTARSCRFALHNIRKIRPFLTEHAAQLLVQALVISRLDYCNALLAGLPSNTVKPLQMIQNVAARLVFKEPKRAHVTPLFISLHWLPIAARIKFKTLMLAYRTTTGSAPAYLHSLLRIYIPSRNLRSASERRLVVPSQRGSKSLSRTFSFTIPGWWNDLPTHIRSTGSLSIFKQQLKTNLFRHYLTSPYT; encoded by the exons ATGCTCctctccaccctctcatcactgggcatcgctggaattccacttcgctggtttgaatcctatctcactg atgatccaacggtagctgcaaggatctcaggttgcctggcggacatcttggcatggatgaaagaacatcaccttcagctcaacctggcaaagactgagcttcttgtctttcccgccactccgactctacagcatgacatcacgatccagttaggttcatcaacaattaccccatcaacttcggtcagaaatcttggtgtaatctttgatgaccagctgaccttcaaagaccacattgcaaagactgctcgatcttgcaggtttgcactacacaacatcagaaagatcaggccctttctaacggagcatgctgcacaacttcttgtccaggcccttgtcatttctaggctggactactgcaatgctcttctggctggacttccatcaaacaccgtcaaacctctacaaatgattcagaatgtggcggcacgactggtcttcaaggaacccaaaagagcccatgtcacacctctctttatctcattgcattggctaccaatcgcagctcgcatcaagttcaagacactgatgcttgcttatagaacaaccacaggctcagcacccgcctacttgcactcactattaagaatctacatcccctccagaaatctgagatctgctagtgagcgacgcctcgtggtaccatcacaaagaggctcaaaatcactctccagaacattctcgttcaccattcctggctggtggaatgatcttcccacccatattcggagtactggatccctgtcaatcttcaagcaacagctgaaaactaatctctttcgacactacttgacttcaccctacacttaa